The Ignavibacteria bacterium sequence TGATCTCCTGCCTCGTCTTTGTCTCGTTGAGAAGTCTTTCCTTTTCAAAAGTATACGTATAACGGCCGAATAAGCAGAGGAACACAACCACGCTGGCTGTAACAATGAGGATTGTCTTAAAAAGTATGGAATTCTTCAATTTCATTGAATTGTTAATTTTAGAAAAATGGAAATAATCTATTCAGCATACAGCCCTAGGAAACTGTAACGCCGTACTTTTTCAGTATTTTTTTAAATTTATCAGTTTTCTTGAACCTGGAAAGTTTCTCAGAAAACTCCATTGAAAGCTGCTTTTGTTTCCTGGCTTTTGAAAAAGCTATGTAGAGGTGATCCTGACTTAAGTTAGGTTTTAAGAGTGTAAATTTACCGGCAATACCTTTCTGCTTCATCAGATATTTCAGAAGGCTTAAGGATCCTGCCCCAAGGTTTACCCGTTTTTTTTCAACCAGGCTGATCACAGACTCTGTATAAGGCACTTCCTCTTTCCTGAGGTAACTTGCACGGTCAAAATTCTCTCCGTAGGAGGTGCTGGTTATCACCCCGATAACATATTTTTTCAGCTTTTTCAGGTCCCCGTCAAATGTGATATTGGATTCCTTCAGCTTAAAAAGAGTATTGGGCTCATCTACGGTAAACTCTGAAGGATAATAAAGATATTTCATTCTCTGGCTGTTTTTGAAAATTGTCAGTATGGCGTCAGCAGATCCTGATTTCATCATCTCTATGCACCTTGCCCAGGGATACATTTTGTACTGCGGTTCAATTCCCAGGCTGGAAAAAACTGCCTTTGATAACTCAATCTCAAACCCTGTAATCTTAAGCAGTCCCGCCTGAAAAAGAATATCTTTTGTTTTCTCAATAGATGCTTTATCAGCGTTTCCAGACAGGGAGTACTTTCCGGACTTCCTGTCCAGGTGATAAAAAGATAGGAGAAAATCCCTGTTATGTTTTTCTTTTATTTTCTTCAGAATTGAATTCTTAAATTCACTTTCAGTAACAAGTCTTGGAGGGTTTTCAATGTAACAAAATGGAGGATGGCTTTCCATCACCACCGTTATTTTACGCACGGGAGCTTTTAGAAGTGTATTTTTCTTTGAAGAAGCACTCTTTGAAGAAATCTCCTTTACAGTTGTTTTGTGCAGAGGTTTTCTTTTTAATGTCTTTTTCTCAAGAGAGACCTTTGGGAGGTTTTTTGTTTTTGAACGGTCTTTGGGCGTAATCGGCGCTGAAAGCAGCAGAAGGAAGACTAAAGAATATAGAGAAAACCTCAGGACTGTACCTGAAAAACCGGATCTAAATTTAGCCATGTTCCGTACTCTCTCTTCTGCTCCAGTTTAGAATATTTACTTCTTTATAATCGAAAGAAGGCAGAAAATTTTGAATCAAAAATGCAATTTTTTAAGCTGTCTTATATCATGTCATTAAGCAGTTCCTGGCGGGGCTGTGCAATGACAACCTTGTTAACCAGCAACCCTTTATCAGAAGCCACTTTAGCACCCGACTCCACGGCCGAGGTCACTGCTGCAACCTCACCCGTACAGGTAAAAAATGCCTTCCCGCCCAAAGCCATGGCAAGCCTTAATTCAATAAGCTTTACATTTGCTGATTTTACAGCTGCATCGGCAGCCTCAATTAAAGATGCTACAGAAAAAGATTCCACTATACCCAGTGCTTCAAGCATCTCCACCCCCGTGTGCCCTGCAATTGCGGGAAAGATCTGTTCATGTACGTTTGGAATAACAAAGGTGTCTATTACGGCAAAGCGTACCATATCCGAAGCAGCATCCACCGCGGTCTGCACTGCAGCCACGTCGCCTCCTATTAAGACCATATACTTTCCCGAACAGATAGACCTGTTCAGTATGAGCTCAACATCGGAAGTCTTAAGCATGATATCAGCAGCAAGCATTCCTGCTGCAATGCTCGTTAATTCTATTAAACCTATGGAATTCTTCTTATCCATTTTATCACCCTGTTAATTGGTATTATCATTCACACGGAAACTACTTTGCAATAATTCTTATAAAGTCCTCAGCAATATTGGTCACTACTCCGTCAATTGAAGCATGTATGTTTGCACCAAGCTTTCCCTCAGGGGGTTTTGCAATAAGCTGACCTTTTTTAACATCTGCACCTGAATCAACAACAGGGACTGATTTTTCACCCGTGTGCTGCTTTAATAATATCTTAACACTATCGGTCTTCAGGCTCTCCCTTAAAAAAGGCGTAGGCACGTTATAGTCCTGCAGGTTCAGCCTTCTTATAAGCTGTTTAACCGGGACTCTTCTTCCTTCCTTTACAGGGTGCACTGTAACCGGGTGAGTCTGTACGTACTTCACGCCCTGGCTTCTCATCTCTTTTTTAGACCACTCACATGCTTCCCTGGGATAAAGGTCCTCGGGGCAGGCATAGAGCGTGCAAATGCCGCATGAGCAGCAGAGTTCTGCAAACTGGTTCCATACCGCGCTTCCGGTCTCAGAGAATACAAGCGAGCGCATTACCTTGTGCGGCTGAATGTTATATCCCAGCAGGTAGCGCGGGCAGAATTCTGTACAGTAGCTGCACTGGTCGCATGCCGACTTCCCGATGCGGTATTTGGATTTATCCGTCCGGTCCTTTCTTTTTACAAGGTAATGGTCCTTAGGGAGTATAATGAGCCCCGAGGTAGTTTTTGTCACTACTTCCGAAGTGTCGTAAGTAAAGCCGCCCATCATAACGCCGCTGATAAAAATGCAGTAATCCCTGATGGTTGTTCCGCCCGCATATTTAATCAGGTCCTCAAAGCTTGTACCGATCGGGGCAAAGAAAGTGGAAGGGTTTTTTACGGCGCCCGTAACGGTAAGTATCTTTTCCGTAACCGGTATACCCTCTTCGGCCCTTGCAACGTTATAGAGCGACTCAACGTTATTTACAACGCAGCCCACGTTAAGAGGGATTCCCGCAGGCGGAATAAGCCTTTTTGTTGCCGAATAAACCAGTTCGTACTCGTCTCCCGAGGGGTAGAAGTCTCCCAGCTCACAG is a genomic window containing:
- a CDS encoding amino acid ABC transporter substrate-binding protein, producing MAKFRSGFSGTVLRFSLYSLVFLLLLSAPITPKDRSKTKNLPKVSLEKKTLKRKPLHKTTVKEISSKSASSKKNTLLKAPVRKITVVMESHPPFCYIENPPRLVTESEFKNSILKKIKEKHNRDFLLSFYHLDRKSGKYSLSGNADKASIEKTKDILFQAGLLKITGFEIELSKAVFSSLGIEPQYKMYPWARCIEMMKSGSADAILTIFKNSQRMKYLYYPSEFTVDEPNTLFKLKESNITFDGDLKKLKKYVIGVITSTSYGENFDRASYLRKEEVPYTESVISLVEKKRVNLGAGSLSLLKYLMKQKGIAGKFTLLKPNLSQDHLYIAFSKARKQKQLSMEFSEKLSRFKKTDKFKKILKKYGVTVS
- a CDS encoding BMC domain-containing protein, which codes for MDKKNSIGLIELTSIAAGMLAADIMLKTSDVELILNRSICSGKYMVLIGGDVAAVQTAVDAASDMVRFAVIDTFVIPNVHEQIFPAIAGHTGVEMLEALGIVESFSVASLIEAADAAVKSANVKLIELRLAMALGGKAFFTCTGEVAAVTSAVESGAKVASDKGLLVNKVVIAQPRQELLNDMI
- a CDS encoding NADH dehydrogenase subunit codes for the protein MELAEKILNAGVVGAGGAGFPTHVKAKSKVEFMLANGAECEPLLHKDFELMVNFAPEIVRGMQLMMDSTSARMGYFGIKSKNALAIEAVQKELEGYTIEICELGDFYPSGDEYELVYSATKRLIPPAGIPLNVGCVVNNVESLYNVARAEEGIPVTEKILTVTGAVKNPSTFFAPIGTSFEDLIKYAGGTTIRDYCIFISGVMMGGFTYDTSEVVTKTTSGLIILPKDHYLVKRKDRTDKSKYRIGKSACDQCSYCTEFCPRYLLGYNIQPHKVMRSLVFSETGSAVWNQFAELCCSCGICTLYACPEDLYPREACEWSKKEMRSQGVKYVQTHPVTVHPVKEGRRVPVKQLIRRLNLQDYNVPTPFLRESLKTDSVKILLKQHTGEKSVPVVDSGADVKKGQLIAKPPEGKLGANIHASIDGVVTNIAEDFIRIIAK